Within Quercus lobata isolate SW786 chromosome 5, ValleyOak3.0 Primary Assembly, whole genome shotgun sequence, the genomic segment agtttatttcatacttattaaatcatctatttcatatacttactaaacaataataataataatattaattaaatctaaataatttccATCAACAtgaagcacaaaataaaaatgtaaaaagatgataaaatatacacCAACAAtctaagtttaaattgtactacataaaaatgtaaaaacatataaaatacattTCAATAAtctaagtttaaattgtacaacacaaaaatgtaaaaaagatgataaaatacataccaataacccaagtttaaattgtactataggatattatatatattaaaaaaaaaaaagacaactacTAATTATTATCCCCCCAAATGGAATTTCAGTCCAGTGATTTGTAAATAAATCATTAGTCAAATCCCTACAAAATTAGTTCAGTCTGTCAAAATTCAGTTCCACTCCACATTTGGAGGGATTTTCTTAAGAATTCTACAGAACCACTCAACTTATAGAGAAATGAAGAAATTTCGCCCAGTTAAGCGTGATATTGTCTAATTTCTAGAACTACTCGTGCAGTTCCTTCAGCTCACTTGTTGTTGGTTTCCATAAATGGGGTAAGCTCCATATGCAGCAAATGGTGTAGCATACATGCTTGGGTCATGAGGTGGTGGCAAAGCATATCCATAACCATCATAAAGCTGCCCTCCATAGTATGCCCCACTCCATTGGTTGCCATAATCTGCTCTAAACTGCCAAACCCCAAAAAGAACCAATTAAGAAAAACAAgctcacaacaaatcataattTATAGgcagataaaattaaaaagatcaattgttctAGCAGGTCATTGGAGATAAGTTTTAAAGCTGCTGTAAGCATTTCCAGTTCTGAATTGGAATCTATGGATCCACCATTAAAGATTATCATTATATACTTCCTGAGAAAGCAGGTAGCAATGGATGTGTTCAGAATTTAAATGAACAATCATTCATGCAAAACTGATCAATGACCCTTCCAAGTTTCCAACAGCTAGGGATGACTTCAAACAGCTCTGTCAAAGCTAAGTGCATAGTGAAATCTGAATTGTCCATTAGATCCTCGAAAAAGCTCTTTTCCAAACCCAAAAGTAGATGCAGTGAAAATGGAGTGAtggtgtcattttttttttcctttggggGGAAAGGGAGAGGGAGTGGGGGGTGAGATTCTGCCGAGTACCTGTTTATTTGCTGGATTGCGACCCCAAGAAAGACGCACAGTTTGTTTGCCAATTACTGTGCCATTCAATTTCTGTAATGCCTCCTCTGCATTATTTCTGTAAAGAGAGATTAAGAGGATCATGGAGTAAAAGGCAAGCCATAATTTTAATGAAACATGTTTTTTCTCTATTAGTAAGTCACACATGCAAGAGGGTTTTGAATCCACAATCACACCATGTACTTCTGAGGGAGAAGGTGCCAATTGATAAAAAGTTCACCGGCATAATTGTAATGTACCaacacttttctttctttttgtttggataCGTGCCAAAACTTGACATAGTTATggtaaaaaaactcaaaacatccACTTTGATCAGTAAAACTCAGAAATGCAGATAGTTACAGTTGGTCCATGGGACAATCATCACATTAGGTTTTGGGCTTAATCAATTCTAAATACCAAGACCTAGACAAGATTCATCTGtttcaatcaattttatatatccATCTGTTTCAATTAGCGGAATAAAACTGTGAATGCAAAGAAAGAGTTATCAAAGATACAAGATAAACTAAAAGTTGTGTAAGCAAAAATAGGCAAAAGCAGAAATACAGAAGACGATGTCCATTTTTGTAGTTTGATGGCTTGTCCACATGTTCCATAAGACAAGGTAATTGTTCAATTCTAGGAAGACAATGTCGCCATCATTTAGGTGGAAATCTAGAAAAGACAAGTCTATAAAGGTCTCTCTTTCATTATCCTAACAAGCCTAGAATGTTCTGAAAACCATGTCCATAACCATAAAGTAAACGTTGTGTTTCATGCACCATGTACCTGTATTGTAGTATGCAAGCCTAACAGACATACCTGTATTGTAGTATGCAAGCCTAACAGACATACACTGAAGATTGAAGATGGTACTTATTAAGCTCATTAGTGTATAACAAGATGTCAAATTACACATGCTAGAAGCTAGCTAAGATTAATCTCGACTATTTCAGATTAACAAACTATACTCATTAAACACTtcattatatattaaaatagcacacttggtaaaaaaaaaaattcagatcagtGTTAAACacttcattatatatttttactaactAAACACTTCATTATATATTCCAATcagcaaaaacaaataacaaaacaagtaaAGGAACAATACCCATTCATAGCAAGatccgaaattttttttcccacactcagtaaaaaaaaaaatttcagatcaGTGTTGGTACATGGTTTTTGGTAGCAGATCAGTGTTTTTGGTAACtgagaaatcaaaacccacacaccaaaagtgagaaatcaaccaaagaacagagaaatcaaacccagatccatgagaaatcaaccaaagaacagagaaatcaaacccagatccatgagaaatcaaccaaagaacagagaaatcaaaaccaaaacaaccCAAATCAGACCCATGAGAATCAACCCAGGTTCGGtccaaatcaaaacaacccatacccatgagaaatcaacccaaagaacacacagaaaaatcattacccataaaaaaaaccacaatccaAAACTACAAAAAGACTTACGAAGAGGAAGaaccagaaagaaagaaagaaagaaagaaaaagaagaggaagatgaagcggaagaagaagaggaagacaaagaaaaaagacagaGAGTAGAGAGACTTACGGAGAGGGCAGAGCACGCCGAGAGAAGAGATGGAGGCGTCAAATGCGAAGGGAGAgcagagatgagagatgagggACGTGAGAGAAATAGCTGGGTATTTCGGTCTTTTTGGTTATTGCAACAGTAATATTGTAAACGCGCATAGCACGTTTTGATTTATGGACCCCTGAGGGTCCATAAATCTTCCGCGTTTTGCCCTCAGTAAATTATAAAAGTTCAAAACGCAATTTTTATAAAACAGCTGCGTTTTGAGCTTACCAAATGCGCAAGTTGGTGTGGCTTTTTTGAAAACGCcctttttgggctcaaaaagTGGAACCAAACGGGCTCTTAAGTGAGAAAAGTTTCCTGAAATCCAACCAAAGCTTCTCCCACACAACAGCTTCATAGTTCTTGGAGATGGCCCTGCTGTCAGTCGCCACAACCTGGCGCTCACACTGGACTACCCTCTCAAACTTCAAGTCAGCAAGGGCCACCTTCTTGTGCTCAGCCACCCCAAATTTCCAATCTCCTTCACATTCGGAGCATTGATGCCCTCTACTGGATGCCACCCGCGGCTTTCGCCTGTAATACTGATTTATCTATTTAAAAGAACAAACCAATGGAAAAAGTTCTTAAACAATTTAGAACCATGTCCCCATACATTTTGGTTATCAATAGTTACTTACACTCCATTAAGCAAAGCTGAACACATGCGAAAGTTTTAGGATTAATAGGTTGAAGATGATAAagtaacaaggaaaaaaaaatggtaatacaGAGTCAATTTtatagataaatatttttttcctaattttatagataaattatttttttcttttatttattttaacaaaaaagatttattgaattttctcacCCTAAATTCTTGGATCATTTATAATGTTTACTGATTTCCTTTTGCTGTGTTTGGATCAGAGGATTGAAATTTAAGGTATTTGAAAAACAATTATATACTAATGTAAACTGCTTAATATAAATTCAACAACACATGATTATTTGAATTATATGGATAGAGGATGTTTTTTGGATAGAGGATTCTCCTCCCCCTGTTTTGGAAGCTTTGTCTTTTGATTTTGCTCATattcattaatgaaattttgatttccttttcaaaaaaaaagaaaaaaaaaaagaattatatggagatttttctcaaacaaaaacacttaCGATAGGatggatttaaaataaaattttgcaggtagttatttcaaatccaaatattaataaaacttaaatccctccataaatttcattaattgcaaaaaaaattgatatttcatattttattgaaGTCATTTAAACaattccctcaaaaaaaaaaaagtaatttaaacaaatatttgaaaTCCAAATTCTTCTAGTTAAGAACCTCCATACAAACAGACCATAATATGATTTTAATAGTTATTTCACATTCAAcaattttcaccttttttttaatacaaaaattagaaacttACAATTCTTGATTCTATTCTATAATTCAATCCACAAAGCCTTGCCATTGATTCTATGCAAAATCCCATGTTGATAAAAGCATCAAGCGCACACTTAAGTGCTAAAAGCCTCTTAAAACCTAAGTGCAAAGATCCTATGCGAGCCTGATTGAACTAAATAATACCTAATAGAAAGATTtataacatataataaaaaaaagaaagagataaacttcaataataataataatagattttaCCTGTCAAATTAAATGGATAGTGCAATTGCAcaaagtttgtaaaaaaaaaaactttgcataagttatttcaattttttagaattttaccATGCTTTGTGCTTTTTCAAAGTACCAGAAATATGTGCTTGAAGCATACTTCATTAAATGAGTTGTTTAGACCTTGGGGCTTTAGGTGTGCTTTTAACAATACTGGTAGGATCTTGATTTTAACCATGATACAAACAGTAGTGTTAATTTACCATATTAATATGTCATTATATCctttttattggtaaattacaCAAGACTATGAGTTTTGAACCTATACCTCATCTCCCTCCCTTTCTTATAGAAGGAGAAATTGCCACAATctgttgttatatttttatctaatgatgatttacaagaaaaaagtaattggaTTGAACAGGCTAATAGTCGTAATTTCAACAAAGCATTACATAAACAAGCAAAAAGACAACTAAAATTCTAATGATGAGTTGATCTATCAAAAgaactaaaattctttttcctttttagtagAGTGAGAGCTTTAAATATCAACAAAGCGTTACATAAACAAGCAACAAGACAACTACAACAAACCAAAACACCTAACCTAAATGCAGAACACACACTCTCCCCTACTAACTAAAAACAGCATATCAGAGATAcaaccaaaagcaaaaaaatgcaaaaaacagacACAAACTACAAATTCATCAACAGAATAGAAAACAATATGAAACAAACACCAAACACATCACCCTAACACATCAAACACAGAACTAGGAATCTTCCACAAACAACGAAGGTATCTGTTCACATGGAATTCTTgattcctttcagccaaaacaCTGCATCAAATGTTACAAACAACAGCCCTAACCAGATCAAATTTAGACTAAACAAATCAAATTCAGATCTGATTTTACCATTATAATCATGGACATTTAATACCCTGTTTGATATGAAATGCCCAATATCTGcttccccacccccccccccccccttttttcatGGGTTAGTGCtctgtttcaaaattttgacataTTGCATTATCAATTCCATTAGGaatagttaaaacttaaaactccATACTTAAGTAGTATTCATGaatctaatttaatttcttcatccaataTTTTGATTTATCTGGTTATGGGTGGTTGTGTTTTATATCATATCAACTACTTGTCCTTAATAATTTGACTTGTTATCACTTTCATTTGGATGTGACTTCTTTCCCCAGTAGAATGATTTTGTCAATGTCTTTTGGGTGTTctattgtttattttgtttgtttaatttttttgtgatgatTGACGGCTTGATTATAAATACTAATTTGTATGTATTTAACATTGTCGTATGAATCTGATTTACTGATTTACATCCCATTGTTGAAGCTATCAATTAGAATTGATTTCGTGCAATGAACTGTTATTGATGATATAATCATATAACATAAAATTTCTTATGAAAAAACAGCATAATAATGGATGAAATCTCTTAATAGATAGGCTGATTGATACCTTACCACTTTTCTATAATTCTATTAGACATCTACCATCAGaccaaaaattcaattaaatatcaatttttccaTGAAGCCTCAAATTTTATTCGATTTAAAATTCATgtcttttttcatcttttctcaTCATTTCCCAAGCAAATGTAAGAATTTAATCCTCCACACAAACACActgacaaatatatatatatatatatatatataacacaaatattttttgtttgttgagaaATGAAATTAGCAAACAAATATGAAAAGGTAGGAAATTAAAACTTATAAAGATACCTCCggctttattaaatttattctCTAAACCAACCGAAGAAATTTGTTACATCAATTCACttacattacaaaaaaaaaccacttaAGAATAGTTTTAAGCCTTAACCGGAGTAAACGAGGTAAGGTTCCTAAAATGTTCCCAAACCTTTTCCCACACAACAGCTTGGTAGTTTTTGGCTAGGGCCCCGTTCTTAGTGGCCAAGATAAGGCGGTAATTAGTTCCGGCCACCACCTGGGTCTCGCCCTTCTCGACGCTCACGAATTTC encodes:
- the LOC115992674 gene encoding polyadenylate-binding protein RBP47C-like, with the translated sequence MCDLLIEKKHVSLKLWLAFYSMILLISLYRNNAEEALQKLNGTVIGKQTVRLSWGRNPANKQFRADYGNQWSGAYYGGQLYDGYGYALPPPHDPSMYATPFAAYGAYPIYGNQQQVS
- the LOC115991021 gene encoding cysteine proteinase inhibitor 5-like produces the protein MEPQKKHCFYFLLTLTILPIYASTALGGKRGGGGVLVGGWQPIKNITEPHVKEIGEYAVEEYNKESKSQLKFVSVEKGETQVVAGTNYRLILATKNGALAKNYQAVVWEKINQYYRRKPRVASSRGHQCSECEGDWKFGVAEHKKVALADLKFERVVQCERQVVATDSRAISKNYEAVVWEKLWLDFRKLFSLKSPFGSTF